TCGTAATAGCCCAGCTGTAGATCTTCCCCGGTGAAGGTGTCAAAAAGTAGCGCACCACCCTTATCGGAGGGCCGGTGAATCAGCCCGGCGGCTAAAAGCAGCACTGTAATCAGCAGTACACTAACGAGCGCAATTGGCCATTTCATTGATTTTTCTCTGTGTTTCACGGGAAATCAGTGTGTTCAGCTGTACTTCATCCGTGCGCCAGTTACTGATATTCATCGCCAGCTGTTTCGCACCGCAGGCATTTTTCAGCGACAGGGTGTAATTGAGTGATGAGCCATAGGCATAGAAGTAAACGTCCATCGTCATTTTACTGCTCGCCAGCTGCTGGTTAAGGGTGAACAATACCGGCCCCAGCTGGCTGCTTAAATCTTCCGCTGCAGAGAAGACCTCCCAGCCGCGATACAGCTCGACCAGGCGAATATTGCTGTAGACCCCTGCACTGACTTCCGTCATTTCAGACCCCTCGGTGGCGATCTGTCTGCCGAACAGCCAGCCGGCCACCACCAGCAACACCATGCACTGGCACGCCACCAGCCGTCGCCAGAAACGGCTGGGGCGGGGAGGCGTGCTGACGGGCTCTGGCAGTATGGCGGGGGGCCCGGCCTCTGACGGCGCAGGCTCCTCGTCCACCGGTAGCTCCTCGTTCACCGGTAGTTCATCGGCGCGGGTGCTGGTGCTGGGGGCTACCGTCTCTGCTGACGGGCCAGAATGGCAAAAGTCGGCGTCAAGGATATAGCCCTTGCGGGGCAGCGTGCGGATGATACGCTGCTCTTTGCCATTATCATCCAGCGCCACGCGCAGTGCGTGAATCGCATTCGGCAGGCTGTTATTACCGATGACCCGGCGTTCCCACACCAGGCTGGTCAGCTCATCGCGTGA
This portion of the Erwinia sp. E602 genome encodes:
- a CDS encoding transcriptional regulator, translating into MNTDFIIHHWLVDSASGSLIHQQTGEQRRLGEFQFKLLQVLIEHVGQPLSRDELTSLVWERRVIGNNSLPNAIHALRVALDDNGKEQRIIRTLPRKGYILDADFCHSGPSAETVAPSTSTRADELPVNEELPVDEEPAPSEAGPPAILPEPVSTPPRPSRFWRRLVACQCMVLLVVAGWLFGRQIATEGSEMTEVSAGVYSNIRLVELYRGWEVFSAAEDLSSQLGPVLFTLNQQLASSKMTMDVYFYAYGSSLNYTLSLKNACGAKQLAMNISNWRTDEVQLNTLISRETQRKINEMANCAR